The Helianthus annuus cultivar XRQ/B chromosome 16, HanXRQr2.0-SUNRISE, whole genome shotgun sequence genome includes a window with the following:
- the LOC110917230 gene encoding WUSCHEL-related homeobox 4, which translates to MFLTIRGMKVHQFTRAGGFWGDDESLSCGLTLGLCKRFSPLNPKLTSSHSTETCVTMNDISGSNSSSSSHVTAAFDLRSFIRPESCPTDQLVSSDHKKDSPQDETHPGGTRWNPTQEQIGILEMFYKGGMRTPNAQQIEQITAKLSKYGKIEGKNVFYWFQNHKARERQKQKRNNLGLNHSPRSTPSSTMINSISLNPIGEVVESPYKKCRSWSFECLEKDEEDDKTLELFPLHPEGRSRSS; encoded by the exons ATGTTTTTAACCATCCGTGGCATGAAGGTGCATCAATTCACACGTGCTGGTGGGTTCTGGGGTGACGATGAATCCTTATCCTGTGGCCTCACCCTTGGTCTCTGCAAGCGCTTTAGCCCTCTTAACCCTAAGTTGACCAGTAGTCATAGTACCGAAACTTGTGTCACTATGAATGATATTAGCGGTAGCAATAGCAGTAGTAGTAGTCATGTCACCGCGGCTTTTGATCTTAGGAGCTTCATAAGACCTGAAAGTTGTCCTACTGATCAGCTTGTTTCATCCGACCACAAGAAAGATTCTCCCCAG GATGAGACGCATCCAGGAGGAACAAGATGGAATCCAACACAAGAGCAAATTGGGATATTGGAGATGTTCTATAAAGGAGGCATGCGTACTCCAAACGCGCAACAAATCGAGCAAATCACCGCGAAACTAAGCAAGTATGGCAAGATAGAAGGAAAGAATGTGTTCTACTGGTTTCAAAACCACAAAGCGCGCGAAAGACAAAAGCAAAAGCGCAACAACCTCGGCCTCAACCATTCACCAAGATCAACCCCATCCTCCACCATGATAAACTCCATCTCCCTAAACCCAATA GGAGAAGTAGTGGAGAGTCCATACAAAAAGTGTAGAAGTTGGTCATTTGAGTGCTTGGAGAAAGATGAGGAAGATGACAAAACCCTAGAGCTCTTTCCATTACATCCTGAAGGGAGATCAAGATCCTCATGA